A genomic region of Gemmata massiliana contains the following coding sequences:
- a CDS encoding cysteine desulfurase family protein, producing the protein MSAIYLDHNATTPLLPEVWDAMRPLMTETFGNPSSAHATGRKARQALEDAREKIAGLLGAHPDEVTFTSGATEANNLAIFGLMGKQRQPNPLTPFASLSAGPVSGASRGPATKEGGTEPNTQATTPQAPALSPSPLRGGVWKGLWPQPTPPSPLPEGKGEKELSTDTAPSTEKMRASSPFPSGRGDGGVGCLSSRLEHPCVVEPLRHLESLGVGVEWMPANARGVIESGAIAARAGSLVCVMLANHETGAVQPVREIALALPKGARLHCDAVQAVGKMPVNFRELGATTLTASAHKFGGPKGVGVLLAKRGTSLTPLTYGGHQQQGRRPGTEPVALAVGFAVALELATRNMDTNRTKLESHRARLWTALERTCPPVVLNGPEIGAPDVVPTTLNVSFPGCRSDLLLMSLDLAGVACATGSACSSGSLLPSPVLRAMGVPDEVLKSALRFSFSPAQTSEEIDDAAARIAKCVSATRA; encoded by the coding sequence ATGAGCGCGATTTACCTCGACCACAACGCGACCACGCCGCTCCTGCCCGAAGTGTGGGACGCGATGCGCCCCCTGATGACGGAGACGTTCGGGAACCCGTCGTCCGCGCACGCGACCGGGCGCAAAGCGCGCCAGGCGCTCGAAGACGCGCGCGAAAAGATCGCGGGTCTGTTGGGCGCGCACCCGGACGAAGTCACATTCACCAGCGGCGCGACCGAAGCGAACAACCTCGCGATCTTCGGGCTGATGGGGAAGCAAAGGCAACCTAACCCCCTAACCCCCTTCGCCTCTTTGAGCGCCGGTCCTGTCAGCGGAGCTTCTCGCGGACCGGCGACGAAGGAAGGGGGAACCGAGCCAAATACGCAGGCAACCACACCCCAAGCGCCGGCTTTAAGCCCCTCTCCGCTTAGGGGAGGAGTATGGAAGGGGTTATGGCCACAACCCACCCCCCCATCCCCCCTCCCTGAAGGGAAGGGGGAGAAAGAATTGTCGACAGACACAGCCCCCAGCACAGAGAAAATGCGCGCCAGCTCCCCCTTCCCTTCAGGGAGGGGGGATGGGGGGGTAGGTTGCCTTTCGTCCCGCCTCGAACACCCGTGCGTCGTCGAGCCGCTTCGTCACCTGGAGTCACTCGGAGTCGGTGTCGAATGGATGCCCGCGAACGCCCGGGGAGTGATCGAATCGGGCGCGATTGCGGCGCGAGCCGGTTCACTTGTCTGTGTGATGCTCGCGAACCACGAAACGGGCGCCGTTCAACCCGTGCGTGAGATCGCGTTGGCGCTGCCGAAGGGGGCGCGATTACACTGCGACGCGGTGCAGGCGGTCGGCAAAATGCCGGTGAACTTCCGCGAACTTGGAGCGACCACACTTACCGCCAGCGCGCACAAATTCGGCGGACCGAAGGGCGTCGGCGTGTTGCTCGCGAAGCGCGGCACGTCGTTGACGCCCCTCACCTACGGCGGGCACCAACAACAGGGCCGACGCCCGGGCACGGAGCCGGTTGCGCTCGCGGTCGGGTTTGCGGTGGCGCTGGAACTTGCGACGCGAAACATGGACACCAACCGCACGAAGCTCGAATCACACCGCGCACGGTTGTGGACCGCGCTGGAACGCACGTGTCCACCTGTAGTGCTCAACGGTCCGGAGATTGGCGCGCCCGACGTGGTGCCGACGACCCTGAACGTTTCGTTCCCCGGGTGCCGGTCGGACTTGCTGCTGATGTCGCTCGATCTCGCGGGCGTCGCATGTGCGACCGGGTCCGCGTGTTCGAGCGGCAGCTTGCTCCCCAGTCCCGTTCTGCGCGCGATGGGTGTACCGGACGAGGTGCTGAAGTCCGCGCTACGGTTCAGTTTTTCGCCCGCGCAAACGAGCGAAGAAATCGACGACGCCGCAGCACGCATCGCTAAGTGTGTGTCGGCGACGCGCGCGTGA
- a CDS encoding cupredoxin domain-containing protein produces MRLLLSCVCCCALVSVASAQQQWVTVKGQVVFPANKPIPKPAALKVEVDKKECLAKGAVLDESILVNPKNRGIKNVVVYLRPNNPNLKADFAANQIHPADAKRKPEEVVIDQPCCAFVKRVTVARVGDTIVVKNPAPIAHNFFWDTANNGTHNPTIAKQTDWTMPNPLVKETTPIQYKCTIHPWMAGYVRIFDHPYYAITDEDGKFEIKNAPVGNFQIVYWHENGVRGGAKGRAGEAIQIAGAGATMEMKPVDFDVSPK; encoded by the coding sequence ATGCGACTCTTATTGTCGTGCGTGTGCTGCTGCGCGCTCGTATCCGTTGCGAGTGCGCAACAACAGTGGGTGACGGTCAAAGGACAGGTCGTGTTCCCGGCCAATAAGCCGATCCCGAAGCCGGCCGCACTGAAAGTGGAGGTGGACAAGAAGGAATGTCTCGCGAAGGGGGCGGTTCTCGACGAGTCGATTCTGGTGAATCCCAAGAACCGTGGGATCAAGAACGTGGTTGTGTACTTGCGCCCAAATAATCCCAATTTGAAGGCCGATTTCGCCGCGAATCAGATTCACCCGGCCGACGCGAAGCGCAAGCCCGAAGAGGTCGTTATCGATCAGCCGTGCTGCGCGTTCGTGAAGCGCGTGACCGTTGCTCGGGTCGGCGACACGATCGTGGTGAAGAACCCGGCCCCTATCGCGCACAACTTCTTCTGGGACACCGCCAACAATGGCACCCACAACCCGACGATCGCCAAGCAGACGGACTGGACGATGCCGAACCCACTGGTGAAGGAGACGACACCGATTCAGTACAAGTGTACGATTCACCCGTGGATGGCGGGTTACGTGCGCATTTTCGATCACCCGTATTACGCGATCACCGACGAGGACGGGAAGTTCGAGATCAAGAACGCGCCGGTCGGTAACTTCCAGATCGTGTACTGGCACGAAAACGGGGTTCGTGGCGGCGCAAAAGGACGAGCCGGCGAAGCCATCCAAATTGCCGGGGCGGGGGCGACGATGGAGATGAAGCCCGTCGATTTCGACGTGTCCCCGAAGTAG